The DNA sequence TTCGGCTATCCCGATTAATCAGGTGACGGATGTGGTGGTTATGCCGGCGTTAGAGCCTGACGAAACTTTATTTGATAATTGTTTGGGGGATCGTAATAATAGTAATAGCCCTATGGATTTAATTGCCCTTGTTTCTTTAGAAAAGGATATAACGAAGGCTTTTCACACTAATATTAGAAAGCTCTGGCGAGTGGATGGGGATAGTCAAACCATTGAGGAATTGAATGTTAATGATTATCCTAATGCTGGTTGTGAGAATTATTTTCCTTGATGGTAATATTAGTCATATCAAGTAGCCCCAGCGTGTAATGAATTACACGGCTAAGGGTAGTTAGTAGAGTGGTTGCGAAATAGGTTTTTTGCCAAATTTCGTCCTTATCTGATAAGGGTTTCAGATAGGCAGATATTTAATTCCCAACAAGTCTAATGTGATACTAAATTAGAAAGAAAATATATCATTACTCGCCTTGCAATGAATTACAAGGCTAATATTTTATCGTTCAATAAATGGAACTATTGGCATTGCTGATTTTGAGTATGAAGCATTATTGAATTACACAAAAAACTGAGACTTCTAAATATTATAACTGTTCCCTATTCCCCGTTCCCTGTTCCCTTCCTTAACAAGAAATCATACCTTAATTCACCAACGCCGAACTATTATCAACCTTTCTCGAATAGAGGTTGAGATATTGCTAATTAGTCAATGTGATTTTATTGGATGGCAAAGTCTCGATTAAAGGTGATATTTAAATTAGTTTCAGGGCGAATTACTAATAAATCAACTCTGTTTCTGCCTAGGAATTGGGGAATGAGGGTGGCTAAAACTCCTGCTCCGGTGCCGATTAGTAGTTCCCCTGTGGTTATGGTGCGATCGCCCGTTACCCCAGAAATAGCAGCCGCGGCGGCAGTACCTAGGGCGGCATTTTTAACTAAATTACCCACATCAGTGCCACGGGAAACACTTTCGGTTTCAGTAATAATTTGAGAAGAAGCATCAATATTGTACATTCTGCCATTGGATAACTGTAAAGTTTGGGCAAAAAACTGAGTTCCATTACCGCTCGGACGTAATTCGCCCATTATCTCACTATTACGGGGAATCAGCACTTGTCCACTACCATTAACTATATCTTGTCGTACAACGAGGGTAAGAGGTACGGTTTCATTTTGAGTTAAAAGAATTTTTTCTGCCTCATAGGTAACAGGAATTTGTGTTCCTGCTGTAATACGATTATTGGTGGCAACGGGTGCTTGATTGACAATATAAGGGGAGTTTAGACTAGCTACTTGCCCTTGGGATTGTAGGGCTTGATAGATAAAAGCGGCTACTTCGGCACGGGTAGCATTACGGGTGGGGTTGAGTTGTCTGGTATTGGGGTAGTTAACGACAATCTGATTTTCGGTGGCGGCGGCAATGGGTGATTGAGCAAAGCCAGAAATGGCATTAGCATCATTGAAAAAACTGAGGACATTAGCCGCACTACTCCTCGGGGAATAATTTAAACCATTGGCTAAAGATACCAATACCTGTTCACGGGGAATATTTTGCTCAGGGCGAAAAACATTACCAGGGTAACCCGATAAAAAGCCCATTTGATAAGCATTATTAATGGCACCAGTGGCCCAGTAGTTAGAAGCGACATCGTTAAAGTTAATACTACCCCGAATTCTATCTTTAGGTAAGGCACTTTGTACCATAGCGGCAAATTGCGCTCTTGTTACGGGAGATTCTGGGCGAAAAGTACCATCGGGAAATCCTGCAATTACTCCCCTTTGTACCAACGCACCGATAAATTCTGATGCCCAATGATTGGGGGAAAGGTCGTTAAATTGATTGTTTTGAGCCATAACGGGGGCTGGGTTTACCAAGGTTGTAGTCAGGGGTAGTAGGGATGTAGAACCCATGGTAAGGCTTAAAAGTAGGGCTGAACTTGTTTTGTATAAGTTAAATGGAGACATTATATTAATAAAAATCTATAATTACTGTTGTGATTATTGACTCTATGGGCGGTGATCAAGTTCCTGATTTGATGTTTTAATTATGACTATGGGATAAATAATAAGTCTTTTGGTTTCTATAATTTTGGTATGATCAAGGGGAGAAAACGACAATTAAAAGATGGCATCAAATACCGTGAGTGTAAAACCAGAATGGCTGAGGGTGAAAGCTCCTCAAATACAAAGAGTTGGTAGCGTGAAGGATATTCTCAGGGATTTAAGTTTAAATACTGTCTGTGAGGAGGCTTCTTGCCCTAATATTGGGGAGTGTTTCAATGCCGGGACGGCTACTTTTTTAATTATGGGGCCTGCTTGTACCCGTGCTTGTCCTTATTGTGATATTGATTTTGAAAAAACACCGAAGGAGTTGGATTCGACTGAGCCTTTGAGATTGGCTGAAGCGGTTAAACGTCTTAATCTTAATCATGTGGTGATTACTTCTGTTAATCGTGATGATTTAGCTGATGGGGGTGCTAGTCAATTTGTGGCTTGTATTGAGGAAACTCGCCGTTTATCTCCCCATACTACTATTGAGGTTTTGATTCCTGATTTGTGTGGTAATTGGGATGCTTTGGGGACTATTTTGAGTGCTAATCCTGAGGTTTTGAATCATAATACGGAGACTATACCTCGATTATATCGCAAGGTTCGTCCTCAGGGGGATTATGGGCGATCGCTCGAACTTTTGGCCCAGACGAGAAAGTTAAATCCGAGGGTTTATACTAAATCGGGTATTATGGTAGGTCTAGGGGAAACCGATGGAGAAGTTAAGCAGGTAATGCAGGATTTACGGGGGGTAGATTGTGATATTTTGACCATTGGACAGTATTTACAGCCTTCTTCTCATCATTTACAAGTAAAAGAGTTTGTTACCCCTGCTCAGTTTGATAGTTGGCGTGTTTATGGGGAGGGTATTGGTTTTTTACAGGTGGTTTCTACTCCCCTCACCCGTAGTTCTTATCATGCGGAGGAGGTACGTAATTTAATGAAATTATATCCCCGTGAAATGGTTACTGTGGCGCATTAAAGAGTATTATGACAAACTTTGACATTCTGATTTTATCCAATGGCCCGGGGGAGATTGTTACTTGGGTTATACCGGTGGTGGAAAAGGTTAAATCTCTCTTGGGTGAGGGATTTCAGAATGTTCGGGTTTCTTTGATTTTATCTCCTTGCCCCCATAGCACAGGTAATGAAGCTGATGTGGCTCTCGGTTGTGATGGCATCCATAGGGTGCAATCGGCGGATCACTTTTGGCGTTTTTTGTTGTGGGGCAAGACGGCGGATAATTGGGCTTGGTGTAAGGATGGTTTGGTTTTGTTTTTGGGGGGTGATCAGTTTTTTACGGTGGTGGCGGCTAAAAGGTTGGGTTATAGGAGTGTGGTTTATGGGGAGTGGGATGCCCGTTGGCTTCGTCAGATTGATCATTTTGCGGTGATGAATTCTGCTCTTAAAGAGAAAATTTCCCCTCGTTTCCATCATAAGGTTACGGTGGTGGGGGATTTAATGGCGGATGTTCCTGATGTTCCCCTTAATGATTCTGATTCTGATTTTTGTGTTGGTTTGTTACCCGGTTCTAAGGCTAGTAAGCTCACTCAGGGTGTTCCTTTTTTAAGTGCGATCGCCCATTATATACATCATAAACAACCTGATATAAAGTTTAGTATTCCTGTTGCTCCTACTATTTCTCCAAAAATATTAGCTAGTTATGGTAATAAAAATAATAACAAATATGTTGAAAATTTTACTGATTTAAGTATTGAATTATCAACTTTAGATAATTTTCAATTTTTACAAATATCTAATGATTTAAACATAACATTAATTACCAGTTTTCCCTGTTATGATGATATAAAAAACTTCGATATTTGCTTAACTACCGTGGGGGCTAATACCGCACAATTAGCCTCTTTAAATGTTCCTATGATTGTTGTAATTCCTACCTATCAATTGGATGCGATGAAGTCTTGGGATGGGATTTTAGGATTATTAATGAATTTACCTTGGTTGGGAAATAATTTTGCTAAATTAATTAATTGGCTAATAATTAACTATTCAATGCGTAATAAAAAACTATATGCTTGGCCTAATATCTGGGCAAAAAAAGAAATTGTTCCTGAATTAATCGGTCATTTAAAAGTTGAGGACATAGGTGATTTAATTTTAGATTACTATTACCATCCTCAAAAGTTACAGGCTATCAGACAAGAATTATCCCTTGTTTCTAAGGCTAAGGGCGCTCGGCATAAAATAGCTCAAATTATTATTCAATACATTAACCAAAAATAAAATCTATCCCTTTTTCTTTGAAATATTTTTTTGTTACAAAAGATTAAAGTTAAATTTTGCCATTGACTTTTTGGTTAGATTATGGGATTATTATAGTAGTTATTTTTATAATGTGCCTCTTGTAATTTAAAAATTAACACTTAGATTCCCATTATATTATAAGCATACCATAAAACCGCTCAATAACTATCAAAAATAAAAAAAATTTGACTACTCCCATAAACGTCTTCCCTGACTACCCTTAAAACGAGAATCAGCATCCCTTAATAAATTAGGAATAGATAAATTTTGAGGGCATTTAGGCAAACACTCCCCACAGTCAGTACATTTACTGCCCTTATTTCCCCAAAACCAATGACCGGCATTTTCAAACATTTGATAACGATAACGAGCAAAATCGACCATATCCAAACCAACCCCTAAATTTCTAAGACGTAACACTTCTGGGATATTAATATTTTCAGGACAAGGTAAACATTGATAACATTGAGAGCAAATATCTTGACCTAAAGTGTGAGATAGACTTTGTTCCACCTTATCAAAGGTTTTTATCTCATCTGCCGTAAGGGGATAGTCTTTTTCTGCAACTTGTAAAGGGATTAGTAATTCATCAGGATTTGCCGCCCCAAGACTAAGGGTTGTAATGGCAGGATTATCAAGTAAAAATCGATAGTTCAACTCTAGGGGAGTGAAGGGATGACACAAATCTTTCAACTTTTGAGGGGGTTGATATAACATCCCTCCTTTATCAGCGGGAGAGATAATAAATATACCTAAGTCTTTCTCTTGGGCTAGATTGATAATGGGATGATTTCTTTGAAAAAAATAATAATAATGAAGGTTAACAAAGTCAAATAGCCCTGTTTCGATGGTTTTTTTTATTACCTCTAAATTACCATGGGTTGAAAAACCTAAATATTTGATTTTACCTTCTTGTTTTGCCTCTAATAAGCTATATATGTAACTATCAGATTCTAATAATTGCTGATAGTGTTTTTCTGTATTAATACCATGAATAGCGAGACAGTCGATATAACTGGTTTGTAAGTTATCTAAAGATTTTTGAATGGTAGCTTTATTAATTTTTTGAGATTCTGAAGGTGTTAATTTAGTAGTAATAATAATATTTTGGCGGTTAACATTAGATGTTTGTAAAAAATTACCAAAATATTCTTCACTTTTGCCATATGCCCTTGCCATTTCAAAATGGTTAATCCCAAGGAAAAGGGCTTTATTTACCGTATCAAATAATTGATTTTCTGAGTAACAACAGCGCATTAAGCCTAAGGTGAATATAGAAATATTTAAGTTAGTTTTACCAAATCTACGATAATTCATAGTTCCTAGTTAATAAAATAAAGCCATTATCTTTAATAAACTATTAAAATTTAGTAAAAATTATAACAGTGTTAATATTATTTATTGTTATTGTTGAATAATTCACTTTTCTAGTATTGGAACATAATCGATATAAAACCATCTTTTATTCTCAAAGTCATCCAATCGACGTAGGGGTTTTACTTGTTGTGAAGTAAGTATATACATATTCTAAATCCCTATGCAATGGAGATTAAATATTATAAATAAATTAAATCACAACAAATTAATTGTTAATAGAAAATAGAACTTATTCTATAACTTAAAAAGTAGAACCATTCCAGCCCCACATTGAGCCTTTAGCATCAGCAAATTCAATGTAAATCCGATTTAAATCAACTCCTAATTGTTGATTAATTTCATTGCAAAAATCTTGACTCATGGCTTTAGTTTGACTAGAAGACATATTGCCTACACTTTTTATTTCTACATAACAAACAGGCTCAAATGTACTGGCAAAAGTCATATTAATATTTTGTTCAAAGGCTGTCATGACATAGGATTCTGGCTTTCCTAAATGTTGAGCCAATTTACTTGATAAAATAGTCAATAAATTTTTAATTTGATTTCCTTCGATGCTATTTACTGAAGACTGAACTTTAATTAATGGCATAACTCTAAATAACTACTTTCATCTTTTATATTGTACCTTGTAAATGATCGGTAAAATTTGTATTGATGTCTTAGTATCTTTGGGGGAAATTTCATTAATTAAGATTAATAAAATCCGCAGAGGGAGCAAGATAAACTAAACTTAAAAGACTACCCATTTGCTCATTACCATTAACATCTAAATCACTGTGACACAAAAATATTTTATCTGTGGCACGGGATAATAAGTCATGGATAACTCGATCAATTCTTTGTTTTTCTTGACTTTCTTGATATTCTATAGTTGAAGGTTTTTGTTGCCATCCTCGTAGGAAAAGAGAGGAAGCAAATAACTCTGTTGCCCCTCCTTTACTCCAAAGATTTGAACTTGCATCAAGCCAAAATTGCCAACGATGACTCTGGTTAGAGGTGCGATATTGATAGATGGTAGCGAGGGTAATTCCTTTGTTTGTTTTGCCCTTAAGTAAAGGATTCATGGGATGGGGGTTAGCGGTAATTGTGCCTTTACGTAGAAGGATGATAAATTCTGTAAGAAATTGGTGCGGGGGAATATTTTTCTCTAATCGGGATTTAACTAGCCAGAAGTGGTTAGCGGTTTGTTTAAATTCTCTGAGGTTATTGATTTGGATATAAGTGAGGGATTGAATGTTGTTGAAGTATTTTTGGTTTATTTTATCGATGACGGCAAGGGGAGATAGTTTTTTTTCTTTGATTTCTTGTTTTATTTGGTTAATCCAATCTCTGATATGGTTGTAGGCGATGAATGTTTTGTAACTGATGCGCCCTTGGAGGGATGAATGTTTAGGGTTTTCTGATGGTATGTTGTCTATGGGTAATAGATGTGGTGATTCTATATCAATATGATAACAGTAATCGGCTAATAGTCCTGCTCTTACTGGGTCAATATCTGGTTGTAAACCCCATGGAGTGATAGAGTGAGGGGATAAGATGGTTAACATCTCGGCTACCATATCCCTTTCAATTAGTCGCCCATTGCCCCTAAATATCAATCCTAGGAGGGTTAATTGCGATCGCACGAGGGGGGAGGCGATAAGGGGGCGTTTCTCTTGTAAAGGCTCGATAGGGATATTATTAGCTTGAAAGAAATGAAGAAAATTGAAACGGGCAACTTCATCTAATCCGGGGGCAATGATGGCTATATCGGCGGGGTTGATATTATTTTGCTGAATGTGATGGAGGATAAAGGTTGTTACTTGGGTAATTAATTCTGCCCTTGCTCTAGTTTTGATGGAAAAAATATTCTCGTAATTATCTCTATCAATGATATTATCTTCTATTAAGTTTTGGAGGGAAGATTCTAGGTTATTTGCCATGTTTTCTGCGGGGTTTACTGTTAAGGATTTTTGATGGCAATAGTTAGCAATTGTTTTTAAATAATCTGGATCTGCATTCAATCCTAAGCGTACTTTTCCTTTATTATTATAGGTAAAAATACATTTATAATCATGGTGTAAAAAAAACTTAAATAAGTCCCCCATAATAGCTGGAAAATTGTCTAAATCATCGGCAAATATTGCACCATATCTATTTAGTAAAGTTTGCTGATATTTTGAGTTAGGTAATAAATAACGCCAATATAGTTCGTAAATAATACCGTAACTTAATAAACCCTTATCTAAACACCATTGTCGCCATTGTAG is a window from the Cyanobacterium stanieri LEGE 03274 genome containing:
- a CDS encoding S-layer homology domain-containing protein, translating into MSPFNLYKTSSALLLSLTMGSTSLLPLTTTLVNPAPVMAQNNQFNDLSPNHWASEFIGALVQRGVIAGFPDGTFRPESPVTRAQFAAMVQSALPKDRIRGSINFNDVASNYWATGAINNAYQMGFLSGYPGNVFRPEQNIPREQVLVSLANGLNYSPRSSAANVLSFFNDANAISGFAQSPIAAATENQIVVNYPNTRQLNPTRNATRAEVAAFIYQALQSQGQVASLNSPYIVNQAPVATNNRITAGTQIPVTYEAEKILLTQNETVPLTLVVRQDIVNGSGQVLIPRNSEIMGELRPSGNGTQFFAQTLQLSNGRMYNIDASSQIITETESVSRGTDVGNLVKNAALGTAAAAAISGVTGDRTITTGELLIGTGAGVLATLIPQFLGRNRVDLLVIRPETNLNITFNRDFAIQ
- the lipA gene encoding lipoyl synthase — encoded protein: MSVKPEWLRVKAPQIQRVGSVKDILRDLSLNTVCEEASCPNIGECFNAGTATFLIMGPACTRACPYCDIDFEKTPKELDSTEPLRLAEAVKRLNLNHVVITSVNRDDLADGGASQFVACIEETRRLSPHTTIEVLIPDLCGNWDALGTILSANPEVLNHNTETIPRLYRKVRPQGDYGRSLELLAQTRKLNPRVYTKSGIMVGLGETDGEVKQVMQDLRGVDCDILTIGQYLQPSSHHLQVKEFVTPAQFDSWRVYGEGIGFLQVVSTPLTRSSYHAEEVRNLMKLYPREMVTVAH
- a CDS encoding lipid-A-disaccharide synthase gives rise to the protein MTNFDILILSNGPGEIVTWVIPVVEKVKSLLGEGFQNVRVSLILSPCPHSTGNEADVALGCDGIHRVQSADHFWRFLLWGKTADNWAWCKDGLVLFLGGDQFFTVVAAKRLGYRSVVYGEWDARWLRQIDHFAVMNSALKEKISPRFHHKVTVVGDLMADVPDVPLNDSDSDFCVGLLPGSKASKLTQGVPFLSAIAHYIHHKQPDIKFSIPVAPTISPKILASYGNKNNNKYVENFTDLSIELSTLDNFQFLQISNDLNITLITSFPCYDDIKNFDICLTTVGANTAQLASLNVPMIVVIPTYQLDAMKSWDGILGLLMNLPWLGNNFAKLINWLIINYSMRNKKLYAWPNIWAKKEIVPELIGHLKVEDIGDLILDYYYHPQKLQAIRQELSLVSKAKGARHKIAQIIIQYINQK
- a CDS encoding aldo/keto reductase — protein: MNYRRFGKTNLNISIFTLGLMRCCYSENQLFDTVNKALFLGINHFEMARAYGKSEEYFGNFLQTSNVNRQNIIITTKLTPSESQKINKATIQKSLDNLQTSYIDCLAIHGINTEKHYQQLLESDSYIYSLLEAKQEGKIKYLGFSTHGNLEVIKKTIETGLFDFVNLHYYYFFQRNHPIINLAQEKDLGIFIISPADKGGMLYQPPQKLKDLCHPFTPLELNYRFLLDNPAITTLSLGAANPDELLIPLQVAEKDYPLTADEIKTFDKVEQSLSHTLGQDICSQCYQCLPCPENINIPEVLRLRNLGVGLDMVDFARYRYQMFENAGHWFWGNKGSKCTDCGECLPKCPQNLSIPNLLRDADSRFKGSQGRRLWE
- a CDS encoding phenylpyruvate tautomerase MIF-related protein; translation: MPLIKVQSSVNSIEGNQIKNLLTILSSKLAQHLGKPESYVMTAFEQNINMTFASTFEPVCYVEIKSVGNMSSSQTKAMSQDFCNEINQQLGVDLNRIYIEFADAKGSMWGWNGSTF
- a CDS encoding recombinase family protein, which produces MIQNNALWIEGNSCCGKTTTLATQLKKWLNTQNDIPPINPPLILSFNREKRINLQELIFSKIETLNCTIDIKTPSGFMINEVELFFPLIAQQLNIKSLFPIRLYPETEQELASQLWRESITPEIISLFGSESIFVRRLLDLLQLAGMAGIPPQEISNRLEKGQVFLVDNIDQDLWKKFDHLLLQWRQWCLDKGLLSYGIIYELYWRYLLPNSKYQQTLLNRYGAIFADDLDNFPAIMGDLFKFFLHHDYKCIFTYNNKGKVRLGLNADPDYLKTIANYCHQKSLTVNPAENMANNLESSLQNLIEDNIIDRDNYENIFSIKTRARAELITQVTTFILHHIQQNNINPADIAIIAPGLDEVARFNFLHFFQANNIPIEPLQEKRPLIASPLVRSQLTLLGLIFRGNGRLIERDMVAEMLTILSPHSITPWGLQPDIDPVRAGLLADYCYHIDIESPHLLPIDNIPSENPKHSSLQGRISYKTFIAYNHIRDWINQIKQEIKEKKLSPLAVIDKINQKYFNNIQSLTYIQINNLREFKQTANHFWLVKSRLEKNIPPHQFLTEFIILLRKGTITANPHPMNPLLKGKTNKGITLATIYQYRTSNQSHRWQFWLDASSNLWSKGGATELFASSLFLRGWQQKPSTIEYQESQEKQRIDRVIHDLLSRATDKIFLCHSDLDVNGNEQMGSLLSLVYLAPSADFINLN